The DNA sequence ttataatatttaattattatttttagtaaaataatttagttttataaattttttatatagccCGCAAACTATAATTTACCATCAATTGCATTTTACTAAattgttaataaaataataattcagattttgtaaaattttattctaaattatttgaGTCTAGAATTagaatatgctacctttttttttaagaaggaTTGGAGGAGGTAATCGGAGGTGGCTTCCTTATCTGGACGTGACTATAATAGTACTCAAGAAGCCCACATGCGTTTCTTCAAGTTGGATTTTACTTTAATggtgatgtgacatatttatcaccattaaatgatcatttattatattttttatcatttaatggtgataaatatgtcacataccacttaatatgattaaaatatgatgagagtgtggtgtataacatATAAACCACATGGATCTCCTCCAAATTGTCATGGACATTTTCATTAAAATCGTCCCTTTTCATCGTCACATCTTTGTATTCTACATAAACGCTAGAGTTTGTACAAAGTGAAAATAAGTTATGCTTGCATCAATGATGTTTCTCAATGAGCAAAGGAGTGCCAAGTGGGAGTAGGTTTTTCACATCACACACTGCCTTCTTTTAGCACCAAACATCTCATGCATAGTCTCAACCAATCCAAACAAACTACATGAAAACCACCTAGACCTAGTAATGGATGTTGGAAAATAAGTATAAACTACAAGAGTATGATACATGAAACGTGGATAGAGAGAACAGATCACACATCATTCTCTTATGTAGTTGAACTCAATACTCGTACGCTGGCTCGTAAGAAAGTTCGAGTAGAAGGATCAGGTACTCTTGATGTGATCAATTCAATCAATGAGATAGATGTACACAAGGAAGAAACGCCAGATGGAAaatataactaaataaatagccACATAGGGTGGTTGTATGTCCTGTTTTATTActcaaccaaaaagaaaaaaaaaaaaaaccaatacaaaTCAGTTGAAAAGCactagaaatcaatatttttttagcaattaTATTCTTcgtttgaattttattatcctTAGTCACACTTgctaatgtgatatattttaaattactgttcatttaaGTGATTGAGATATGAAATTACTTAAAACAATCATTATCCATATTAGCAGGTGACTAGAAGGAtagaattaaaatgataaattataatttttttacaatttttataaactttcgttttaaatgaagaataattttgtaaaataacttatagaAGTACATTACTTTAGacaaatactcttattttaaaatatgattgtataaagactataaaagaattatacatgtatcattactcttaactAAAATAGTGTCTTAGGCCATCTTTCCCTAGTTTTTTAGTGACAGAGAGCTGAGAGACTCCTCCTTTCTAGAAACTACCCAGATCAGAAACGGTGCAAAgttccctccctccctcatctCTCCTTCCTCTCATCTCtagttttctcaatttctttttcatttttgggtgtttttcaGGGCTAAGTATGGAGAAAGGTCGATCTGTTGCTCTCCAGCATCTGGCGACCACCACGCGCCCTACCGCAGGCTTCCCAAGGCACCGATCCTTCAGACGAGCAAAGAATTTCGCCGAACGGAACGGCGCGTGAGCTACAAGCGCGGTCCAAAGAGAACGCATGTATTCCACGCGCCACCACTCATGGTGCCCTTCTGCCTCCACGCGCGGCTTCTCTGGGTCCCAGACCACTGACTACTTTAGACCTGGCCGTCCGCCATACCACCAGGGTGGCGCGTGGCTCTCACGTGCCATCACAACcgttgtttgtgttttttttttctccaaaattgAAAATGCGGATCTATATCTTTTCAAGATATAATcgattattttttcatgtatttttaatttctataatatcttttgtttttagaaaaataaaaataaaaaacatatagtCTCTTTGACTTTCGTCCGTGGAGTGTGTCCTCAACTCCGTCTTACACGGAGTGTGGGTTTTGGTTAACCCTACTCCATCTTAGATGGAGTCTGAGTTTGGTTAACTCTGTCTTGGACAGAGTAGTGCTGTCTCTCAGATTTTAGGTCTGTAAAGGTTTTGCAGCTTGAACTAGACCATGTTAGTCACATATATGTACTTGGGAGCTATTAATATTATAGTTgacttgtaatatatatttcagGTCAAGTTTATAATGTCcgttattaattaatacaatttgctttaaaaaaaaaaaaaatagtgtctCTATCTACAGCAAGGAAAGGAGGTATATGGTCCTTTTTCTGAGCTGAGAAGACTAGGCCTTAGTTGGATTATGGGCCTTTTAATTGGTCCATTCACACGAGCTCAGCTCGCACCAGACCACTTACCGATTATAAAGGTTGAGCACTTTGAAGTTTGAACGGAAGCCCAAAACCACAAAACCAGCGAGGGCAATTCCGTCGTTTGATATATACCAATTCCCACGACTTAAGTCAGAATTAGGGTTCTAGATAAAGCACCCAAAGCTTCTCATTTTCTCCGCCGAaccaaaccctagcagagcaacACATCTACATCCTCTTACAggtctctcctctctctctatctttttcTATCTGTATATCTCTCTGCGTCTGTGTTGTTGCGTGATTGTGTGTGTTGGTTTTCAGAGATGGCGAAGTCGAAGAACCACACGGCTCACAACCAGTCTTACAAGGCTCACAAGAACGGCATCAAGAAGCCCCGCAAGCACCGCCATGCCTCCACGAAAGGggtactcttttttatttttcgtttcctttttactatattattttacaactatttCAATCGtgtaattgataaaaaaatacaatttttttttttaatatattgttggtaGATGGATCCAAAGTTCTTGAGGAACCAAAGGTACGCGAGAAAGCATAACAAGAAGAGTGCCGACTCCGCCACCGAGGAGGAGTAGAAGActagacagacagacagacattTTGTTTGAGATCTATGATTTCATTTCCTTCATGTTTACTTTAATATTCAGTAGTATAGTGCTTTGATGCTACTGTAATGGGTTTTGTTTGAATTCCTAGTAGGGGCGGCACTTCCGAGCCTTTTTACTGATGATTGTTAAGGATATGCTTACGTTCTGAATTGttgttattatcattattaatcATTTAGTTGGATGGAGCCTATGGTCTTTGTGCTTTATTGGGATTGATTTACCTCATTGAAATGTTAATTGTACTTATATTGCTTCCAATTTTGTGCTCAGATGTGTATGGTCTTATCTTATGGTTTCagtaatttagaaaaaagtacctcttttaatttttccgCCCAATTGTCGGTTTGCAAGCTAGAccaatgttttgtatttttccagTTGGAATGGCCAGAGATTTTTGTGCCGGAACAGTAATTGGTGCGGATACGTGGGATGTTTTGTTCCGGCGAAAATTCTGGTCCTTCTGGCCTGTTTTGTGCATTCTGGCTGGATTTTAGCATTCCAGATGGAAAGG is a window from the Juglans regia cultivar Chandler chromosome 7, Walnut 2.0, whole genome shotgun sequence genome containing:
- the LOC108979228 gene encoding 60S ribosomal protein L29-1-like, which encodes MAKSKNHTAHNQSYKAHKNGIKKPRKHRHASTKGMDPKFLRNQRYARKHNKKSADSATEEE